TGTAGAGGAAGGATACGTGCAGAGCATCGCGTCCTATGCCGATCGTTTGAGAGTAAGACATTACGTCTCCTGTTGGGTTGGAAAGTGGTGGCACCAGTGGTGGTCCTCCAGTTCCCTGTAAGACTGTCTATCGCCCAAAAACCCAAGGAGACTTTCCCTTCAATCCCGCTGCCTGTGCGATGTCCACAGGCTATCGCCCAAAATGACAAAAGGCTTCCCAACATGGTTGAGAAGCCTTTGTACACCGTACGGGAATTGAACCCGTGTTACCGCCTTGAAAGGGCGGTGTCCTAACCCCTAGACGAACGGTGCAAAAACGGATCACAAATATAGGGGTCTGGGCCGTTATTGCCAAATTTGCAGGATGACAACCGTAGGAATCACCGGCGGAATAGGAACGGGCAAGTCCACCGTGGCGCAGATCCTGCGTCAACGGGGATGGCCGGTCTATGCGTCCGACGACACGGCCACAACCATCATGGAGAACGACGCCGACGTTCACCGCGAACTGGTGGAGCTGTTCGGGCCCTCAGCCATGCACGACGGAACGCCCGATCGCACGGCGATCGCCGCTCTGGTGTTCGGAGACGATCCGGAGGCCCGCCGACGTCTGGCGGCCCTGAACGCCATCGTCCACCCCCGCGTGCGGGAGGAACACCGGACCCGGATGGCCGAACATCGCGCCATGGGAACGCCCGTCATGGCCATCGAGTCGGCACTGCTGTTCGACGCCGGACTCGACCGGGAGGTCGACGTCGTGGTCGTGGTGGATGCCGACGACGACGTGCGGATCCGGCGGGTGATGGAGCGTAACAAGCTGACCCGCGAACAGGTCCTTGCACGGATCGCAGCCCAGATGCCGATGGCCGAACAACGTTCCAGGGCGAACTTCGTCATACGCAACGATGCCGGCCTGGAAGCCCTGACCGAGTCCACGAACGCCGTGGCGGCGAGGATCGAAGCAGGAGCTTCGGCAGGCGACGGACAAGTTTCATAGTTTTGCACTCACGTCTCATCCTTCATTCAAAGGTCATTCTGTTATGCCTTCCCCGCTCCATCTCACGGATGAAAGTTTCCAACCGGAAATCGAGTCAGGCGCCGTCGTCCTCGTGGACTTCTGGGCAGCCTGGTGCGGCCCGTGCCGTGCCATCGCACCCATCATCGACGAGCTCGCCGGTGAGTACGATGGTCGTGCCCGCATCGCCAAGGTCGACGTGGACAACAATCCGCGCGTCGCGCTGCAGTACGGTATCCGTTCGATCCCCGCCCTGCTGATCTTCAAGGGTGGCAAGGTCGTGGACACGATCGTTGGCGCGGTGCCGAAGAGCTATATCACGGACCGCCTCAACGCCCAGGTGAACTGAGCCATGGCACGCCCTTCTCTTCTCACCGAAGACGAACTGGCCGAACATATCAAGGACATTCCGTTGTGGCGCCGCGATGGCGCCACAATCGTTCGGGAGATAGCCGCCTCCGACTTCGCGGCCGCCGTCGGTGTCGTGAACGCCATCGCACTGCTCGCAGAGAAGGCAGACCATCATCCCGATCTGCTGATCTACGGCTGGAACAAGGTGCGCGTCACGCTCTCGACGCATGACCAGGGGGGACTGACGATTCTCGACATCCGCCTGGCCAAACAGATCGACGCACTCGCCTTTTCTACCATCGCCTAATCTGCCCATGTCAGCAATCCATGATATCACGGCCCGCGAGATTCTGGACTCGCGCGGTAATCCTACCCTTGAAGTCGATGTCGTTCTCGACGACGGTTCGATGGGCCGAGCCGCGGTGCCCTCCGGCGCCAGCACGGGTGAACACGAAGCCGTCGAACTGCGCGACGCCGACGAAGCACGTTATCACGGCAAGGGCGTACTCCGTGCCGTGGAACACATCGATACGGAAATCGCCGATGCCCTGCTGGGCATGGACGCAACGGACCAGCGCCAGATCGATCGCATCCTGTGCGACCTCGACGGTACGGCCAACAAGGCACGCCTGGGCGCCAACGCCATCCTCGGCGTTTCGCTGGCCGTCGCCAAGGCCGCAGCCGAATATCACGGCCTGCCGCTCTTCCGCTACCTCGGTGGCGTGAATGCGACGATGCTGCCCACGCCGATGATGAACATCCTGAACGGCGGACGTCATGCCGACAACAACGTCGACATCCAGGAATTCATGATCATGCCGCTCGGGGCGGATACCTTCTCCGACGGACTGCGCATGGGCACGGAAGTGTACCATACGCTGAAGTCCGTGCTCAAGAAGAAGGGACTGTCCACGGCAATCGGCGACGAAGGCGGCTTCGCACCGTCACTGGCATCCAACGAACAGGCCCTGGACGTCATCATGGAAGCCATCGCCGCCGCAGGCTATACGCCGGGCGACGACATCGTGCTCGCCCTCGACGTGGCTGCGAGCGAGATGTGGAAGGACGACGGCTACGTGATGTACAAGTCGACGAAGGAAAAGAAGTCCCGCGAGGAGATGATCTCGTGGTATACGTCGCTCTGCGAACGCTATCCCATCGTTTCCATCGAGGACGGTATGGGCGAGAACGACTGGGACGGATGGAAGGGCCTTACCGATGCCGTCGGCGATCACGTCCAGCTCGTCGGTGACGATCTGTTCGTCACGAACGTCGACTTCCTCTCCAAGGGGATTTCCGAAGGCGTGGCCAACTCCATCCTCATCAAGGTCAACCAGATCGGCACACTCAGCGAAACGCTGGATGCCGTATCCCTGGCCCACCGCTATGGCTACAGTGCCGTGATCTCGCACCGCTCTGGTGAAACGGAAGATGCGACCATCGCCGACATCGCCGTGGCGGTATCCTCCGGTCAGATCAAGACGGGAGCACCGTGCCGCAGTGACCGGGTGGCAAAGTACAACCAGCTGCTCCGCATCGAGGAAATGCTCGGCGAAGATGCCGAGTATGCCGCAGATCAGACCATCGCCTAACGATCAACAGCATACGGACAACATGAGCAACAACATCGTCTTCGGCACTGACGGATGGCGTGGCGTCATCGCCCGCGACTATACGTTCGACAATCTCACGCTGGTGGCCCATGCCACCGCACGATACGTCAAGACGCTCAAGGCGAAGAGTCCTGCCGTCGTCATCGGATACGACACGCGATTCCTCTCGAAGGAATTCGCTTCGCATACGGCCTGCATCCTGGCTTCCTATGGCATCACCGTGCACCTGACGGAGACGTTCTCGAGTACGCCGCAGGTGTCGTTCCATACGAAGCAGAAGGGCGCACAGCTCGGCGTGGTGATCACGGCAAGTCACAATCCGCCCATCTACAACGGCTTCAAGGTGAAGGCGAGCTTCGGGGGCCCGGCCGTTCCGGAGCAGATCGCCCTGATCGAATCGCAACTGGCGGCCCTGAAGGGCAAGGCTCCGAAGGCTTCGTCGACGTCGTACGACGACTACATCGACCAGCGCCTGATACGTCCGTTCGATGCGAAGGAATCCTACATCCGCTATCTGCGCAAGAAGATCGACCTCGATCTCATCGTGAAGAGCGGTATCAAGGTCCTCTACGATCCCATGCACGGCGCCGGTATCGACTTCATGCATCGCATCCTTCCGGGTGTGGCCGAAATCCACGGCGAGTACAATCCGTCCTTCGGCGAAGTGGATCATCCCGAGCCCATCGCCGAATGCCTGCGTCCGCTGATGGACGCCGTAAAGAAGAAGAAATTCGACGTGGGTCTCGCTACCGATGGCGACGCCGATCGTCTGGGTGCCGTGGATCATACGGGTGCCTTCGTCGACCCGCACAGGATCTTCATGCTGCTCATGAAGTATCTGTACGAGGACAAGAAGCGTCGTGGCGCCGTGGTCAAGACGGTATCGCTGACGTCGATGGTCAGCGCCTACTGCGAGAAGCACGGCATCAAGGTCTACGAAACGCCCATCGGGTTCAAGTACGTGGCCAAGCTGATGGCGGAGGAGAAGATCCTCATCGGCGGTGAGGAAAGCGGTGGTCTCGGAACGTCGCTCCACATTCCCGAGCGCGACGGCATCTTCAACGGTCTGTTGCTGCTGGAGATGATCGCGAAGCGTGGCAAGACGCTGCACGAGCTGTGCGAGGAACTCGACGAGGA
The DNA window shown above is from Candidatus Kapaibacterium thiocyanatum and carries:
- a CDS encoding dephospho-CoA kinase, which produces MTTVGITGGIGTGKSTVAQILRQRGWPVYASDDTATTIMENDADVHRELVELFGPSAMHDGTPDRTAIAALVFGDDPEARRRLAALNAIVHPRVREEHRTRMAEHRAMGTPVMAIESALLFDAGLDREVDVVVVVDADDDVRIRRVMERNKLTREQVLARIAAQMPMAEQRSRANFVIRNDAGLEALTESTNAVAARIEAGASAGDGQVS
- a CDS encoding thioredoxin; translated protein: MPSPLHLTDESFQPEIESGAVVLVDFWAAWCGPCRAIAPIIDELAGEYDGRARIAKVDVDNNPRVALQYGIRSIPALLIFKGGKVVDTIVGAVPKSYITDRLNAQVN
- a CDS encoding phosphopyruvate hydratase, which codes for MSAIHDITAREILDSRGNPTLEVDVVLDDGSMGRAAVPSGASTGEHEAVELRDADEARYHGKGVLRAVEHIDTEIADALLGMDATDQRQIDRILCDLDGTANKARLGANAILGVSLAVAKAAAEYHGLPLFRYLGGVNATMLPTPMMNILNGGRHADNNVDIQEFMIMPLGADTFSDGLRMGTEVYHTLKSVLKKKGLSTAIGDEGGFAPSLASNEQALDVIMEAIAAAGYTPGDDIVLALDVAASEMWKDDGYVMYKSTKEKKSREEMISWYTSLCERYPIVSIEDGMGENDWDGWKGLTDAVGDHVQLVGDDLFVTNVDFLSKGISEGVANSILIKVNQIGTLSETLDAVSLAHRYGYSAVISHRSGETEDATIADIAVAVSSGQIKTGAPCRSDRVAKYNQLLRIEEMLGEDAEYAADQTIA